CCGAGGCCGAGCGCCTGGCCGCCGGTGCCGATGCCGCCCGCAAGGCCGAGTTGCTTGAAATTGCCCGGATCTGCCGCAAGGTTCCGGCGCAGCCGGCGGAAAGCTTCTACGAAGCTCTGCAGTCCTTCTGGTTTATCCAGCTGGTGATCCAGATCGAGAGTAACGGCCACTCCATTTCGCCGATGCGTATGGACCAGTACCTCTATCCCTTCTATGCCGCCGATAAGGCAAACCTCGGCGCCGAAAAGGTTCAGGAACTGGTCGACCTGCTGTGGATCAAGATGGCCGGTATCAACAAGGTGCGCGACGAAGGTTCCACTCAGGCCTTCGGCGGGTATCCCATGTTCCAGAACATCATCGTCGGCGGTGTCAATCGTCACGGCGAGGATGCCACCAACGAGCTGTCCCTCATTATGATGCAGGCAACCGCCAACACCGCTCTGTATGGCCCTTCGCTTTCGGTACGAATTCATGAAGGGACGCCGACGCTGTTCTGGAAAAAAGCCGCCGAGGTGTCACGCCTGGGTCTCGGCATGCCCGCCTGGTATAACGACCGGGTCGTCATTCCCGGTTTGCTGTCCCGCGGCCTCACCCTTGAGGATGCTCGCGATTATGGCATCATCGGTTGTGTCGAGCCGCAGGTCGGCGGCAAAACCGAAGGTTGGCACGATGCCGCGTTTTTCAGCATGGCCAAGGTTCTGGAGCTGGCCCTGAACAACGGTTACGATCCCATGGGCAAGGTACAGTTGGGTCCGCAAACCGGTTCGATCCAGGATTTCAAGAGCTTTGACGATGTGGTCGGCGCCTACAAGAAGCAGATGGCCTATTTCGTCAAACTGCTGTGCCATTCCGATAACGCCGTCGATCTGGCCCACGGTAAAAACGTACCCCTGCCATTCCTCTCCGGGATGGTAGAGGATTGCATCGGCCGCGGCAAAGCGGTTCAGGAAGGCGGCGCCATCTACAATTTCACCGGTCCCCAGGGGGTCGGCGTGGCCAACGTCGGCGATTCCCTGGCCGCGATCAAAAAGTTCTGTTTCGATGAGCAGATCATTTCTCTGCCTGAACTCAAGGCGGCCATGGACAAGGATTTCGAAGGCGCCGAAGAACTGCGCCAGATGCTGGTGAACCGCGCACCGAAATACGGCAACGATGACGACTATGCCGACGAAATTGCGGTCATGGCTACTGATGTCTACTGCGCCGAAGTACAGAAATACCGCAATCCGCGCAACGGCATTTTCCAGCCGGGTCTTTATCCGGTATCGGCGAACGTGCCTCTGGGCGCGGTGGTTGCGGCCACGCCCGACGGACGCAAATGTGGCCATCCGCTGGCTGATGGTGTTTCGCCACAGGGCGGTTTCGACATCTCCGGTCCGACG
This portion of the Syntrophotalea acetylenica genome encodes:
- a CDS encoding glycyl radical protein, giving the protein MSQKQTVQINSAVAEHGPSNRVEQVKARFLTQTPEICPERARLITQSYKETEALPMHLRRAKALEKILAGMSIFIEDDELIVGNQCSKPRSTPIFPEFSCKWLEDELDRLAKRKADVFLISEDTKAVLRDEIFPYWAGKTNQEYATSLMTAEALAAQTAGVFTVGNYYFNGVGHISVDYKKVLHNGLNEIIAEAEAAKAKLDFADPEDMKKGQFLDAVIISNKAVIAFANRFAAEAERLAAGADAARKAELLEIARICRKVPAQPAESFYEALQSFWFIQLVIQIESNGHSISPMRMDQYLYPFYAADKANLGAEKVQELVDLLWIKMAGINKVRDEGSTQAFGGYPMFQNIIVGGVNRHGEDATNELSLIMMQATANTALYGPSLSVRIHEGTPTLFWKKAAEVSRLGLGMPAWYNDRVVIPGLLSRGLTLEDARDYGIIGCVEPQVGGKTEGWHDAAFFSMAKVLELALNNGYDPMGKVQLGPQTGSIQDFKSFDDVVGAYKKQMAYFVKLLCHSDNAVDLAHGKNVPLPFLSGMVEDCIGRGKAVQEGGAIYNFTGPQGVGVANVGDSLAAIKKFCFDEQIISLPELKAAMDKDFEGAEELRQMLVNRAPKYGNDDDYADEIAVMATDVYCAEVQKYRNPRNGIFQPGLYPVSANVPLGAVVAATPDGRKCGHPLADGVSPQGGFDISGPTATVCSVAKLDHIVASNGTLLNQKFSPDSLAGDDGLQKLIAVTDTFFKRGGFHVQYNVVSRQVLEDAQANPENYRGLVVRVAGYSAFFTVLDKSIQNDIISRTEQVA